DNA from Synechococcus elongatus PCC 6301:
ACGCTTCCAAAACCCGTCCTAGGTTTTCCTTGACCTGAACGTCAAGACCGACAAAAATCTGTAGCAGCTCTGCTTCTGCTTCAGAAACAAGCTGGGGAGTGATCATTTCCATGCCTCAGCGGTTTAACTTCAAAGTGCGATTGACGGACGAAAAGCAGCTCAAAGGCTGAATTGATTTAGAACTCGACACCGCTGAATGACCCTTGCTATCCGACCCAAGCTTGCCTTCAACTGGCCGACCGCCCTGTTCATGGTCGCCATTCACATTGGAGCACTGTTAGCGTTCCTGCCGGCCAACTTTAACTGGCCCGCTGTGGGCGTGATGGTTGCGCTGTATTACATTACCGGTTGTTTTGGCATCACCCTAGGCTGGCACCGGCTAATTTCGCACCGTAGCTTTGAAGTTCCCAAATGGCTGGAATACGTGCTGGTGTTCTGTGGCACCTTGGCCATGCAGCACGGCCCGATCGAATGGATCGGTCTGCACCGCCACCATCACCTCCACTCTGACCAAGATGTCGATCACCACGACTCCAACAAGGGTTTCCTCTGGAGTCACTTCCTGTGGATGATCTACGAAATTCCGGCCCGTACGGAAGTAGACAAGTTCACGCGCGATATCGCTGGCGACCCTGTCTATCGCTTCTTTAACAAATATTTCTTCGGTGTCCAAGTCCTACTGGGGGTACTTTTGTACGCCTGGGGCGAGGCTTGGGTTGGCAATGGCTGGTCTTTCGTCGTTTGGGGGA
Protein-coding regions in this window:
- a CDS encoding acyl-CoA desaturase, with amino-acid sequence MTLAIRPKLAFNWPTALFMVAIHIGALLAFLPANFNWPAVGVMVALYYITGCFGITLGWHRLISHRSFEVPKWLEYVLVFCGTLAMQHGPIEWIGLHRHHHLHSDQDVDHHDSNKGFLWSHFLWMIYEIPARTEVDKFTRDIAGDPVYRFFNKYFFGVQVLLGVLLYAWGEAWVGNGWSFVVWGIFARLVVVYHVTWLVNSATHKFGYRSHESGDQSTNCWWVALLAFGEGWHNNHHAYQYSARHGLQWWEFDLTWLIICGLKKVGLARKIKVASPNN